DNA from Sulfurimonas xiamenensis:
CTTGTTGCTACAGATATTAAACAGGACCAAAAATGGGAGAAAAGGAATCTATCTGCAACTATTGAGTTGATTTTTAGAGAGATAGAAGATGCAAAAAACAGCGGATATGACATCGTTGTTTTACCTGAATCAGTTTTTCCTTTTTACATGAACAAAGCGCCCCTTATTATAGAAAAGTTAAAAACATTATCATATGATATAGCCATCGTTGCAGGTTCTCTGCTTAGTGAAGAGAATATGCACTATAATGTAACCTACATATTTAACAACGGCCATTATGAAGTGGCAAAAAAATTGGTTTTGGTTCCCTTTGGCGAATACATTCCCCTGCCGAAATTTGCACAAAAATTTATAAACGACTTCTTTTTTGCGGGAGCATCTGATTTTAAAACTGCTGACAAGGCAACTGATTTTATTATTAAAAATGTAAAATTTAGAAATGCCATCTGTTATGAAGCTACATGTCAAGAAATTTATGAAGGTAATGTGAATTTTGTTATAGCTATAAGCAACAATGCCTGGTTCGCTCCCTCAATTGAGCCAACTCTGCAAAAACTTCTTATGAAATATTATGCGCGTAAAAATAAAACTACTATCTATCATTCAGCCAATTACAGAGGTACAAGTGTTATAAAATAATAAAAAGTGTCTCTATTTGTAATTTTTATGTAACAACTTCTTAGATATAATAAGAGAAAATAATTATTTGGAGTTTTTGCTAATGTTAAATCTAAAAAACCCAGTTTTGTATAACAACCGTGAACTATCATGGCTTCAATTTAATACAAGAGTTTTAAAACAAGCACAAGATGAATCTCTTCCTCTTTTGGAGCGCCTTAAATTTTTAGCTATTTATGGAACAAATTTAGATGAATTTTATATGATAAGAGTAGCTGGACTTAAAAAGCTTTTTGCTGCCGGTATTATAGTTTCGGGTGCTGATAAATTAACTCCTTTGCAACAACTTCGTGAAATAAGAAAATATCTTCACCAAGAGCAGCAGGTACTAGAGCACTGTATGAACGGTATCTTAAAAAAGCTTGAATCCCAAAATGTCAGCATCAAATCTTATAACGATGCAAGCCAGCATCAAAAAAAACAACTTAACAGATTTTTTAATGAAAATATCTATCCGGTTATTATTCCTATCGCTGTTGATGCAACACATCCATTTCCGCATTTAAATAATCTTAGTTTTGGACTTATAGTAAAATTAAAAGATAGTGACAACACATCCATAGAAAGATTTGGAATTATTCGTGTTCCTAGGGTTTTAAACAGATTTGTAGAACTTGAAAATAATGTTTATATCCCTATAGAGAGCGTTATAGCACAACATATAGAGAGTCTTTTCCCGGGATATACACTTATAAAATATGCCTCTTTTAGAGTTACCAGAAATGCTGATATTGAGATTGAAGAAGAGGAAGCTGATGATTTTCTGGAAATACTTGAAGAGGGATTGAAGCTTCGTAAAAAAGGGGCTATGGTTAGACTTGAAATCGGAAGTGATGTTGATGAAGAGGTTATTAATTTCTTTAACCGTCATACAAATGTATATAAAGATGATATCTATAAATATCATACTTTTTTAAACCTATCGGGTCTTTGGCAGATAGTTTCAAATAAACAGCTTGCCCATCTTTTAACAGAGCCTTTTAAACCAAAAACAATTCCGCCTTTAGAGGGGAGTGAAAACATTTTTACTACTTTGGAAAAACAGGATATTTTGCTTTATCATCCTTATGAAAGCTTTGATCCTGTTGTAAAACTGATTCAAAGTGCTGCAAAAGATCCAGATGTTGTTTCTA
Protein-coding regions in this window:
- a CDS encoding RNA degradosome polyphosphate kinase — translated: MLNLKNPVLYNNRELSWLQFNTRVLKQAQDESLPLLERLKFLAIYGTNLDEFYMIRVAGLKKLFAAGIIVSGADKLTPLQQLREIRKYLHQEQQVLEHCMNGILKKLESQNVSIKSYNDASQHQKKQLNRFFNENIYPVIIPIAVDATHPFPHLNNLSFGLIVKLKDSDNTSIERFGIIRVPRVLNRFVELENNVYIPIESVIAQHIESLFPGYTLIKYASFRVTRNADIEIEEEEADDFLEILEEGLKLRKKGAMVRLEIGSDVDEEVINFFNRHTNVYKDDIYKYHTFLNLSGLWQIVSNKQLAHLLTEPFKPKTIPPLEGSENIFTTLEKQDILLYHPYESFDPVVKLIQSAAKDPDVVSIKMTLYRSGTDSPIVKALMSASESGKQVTVMVELKARFDEENNLIWAKALEKAGAHVIYGIKGFKVHAKATLITRRKNGKLKQYAHLGTGNYNPSTAKIYTDMSYLTSKDVITNDMTRFFHFLTGFSKKGKLNELYMSPSQIKPKLLSLIQNETRRGPEGRIIAKINSLVDEDVIKALYKASGAGVKIDLIVRGICCLKPGIKDVSENIRVVSILGKYLEHARAFYFKNDESQVYISSADWMPRNLMRRIELLTAIKDKTSKDKIIQILNLQCADNSLAHELQSDGSYIKIKDESAKTINNHKLLEDYVNKIVKATTKETASSIEELASRIFMENE
- a CDS encoding apolipoprotein N-acyltransferase: MIEKFQKIKNNYNPALFDLLCGVIASTFFSAFIYFEHFDITIKIVNTIFGLMALSMLLYMPKRALLVAGFFIGLFWFYWIGYSFKYNGVGYMEPLITILFAIVYMLFFGILALTNSVALRAVLLFCLSFIEPFDFNWLQIELLFVESYLGIFKYHLFLILLALSLPNYIKKRYKFTPLLLLALTINFNPPVNKEAPLKIKLVATDIKQDQKWEKRNLSATIELIFREIEDAKNSGYDIVVLPESVFPFYMNKAPLIIEKLKTLSYDIAIVAGSLLSEENMHYNVTYIFNNGHYEVAKKLVLVPFGEYIPLPKFAQKFINDFFFAGASDFKTADKATDFIIKNVKFRNAICYEATCQEIYEGNVNFVIAISNNAWFAPSIEPTLQKLLMKYYARKNKTTIYHSANYRGTSVIK